From a single Calothrix sp. NIES-2098 genomic region:
- a CDS encoding ABC transporter-related protein: protein MRDYVIECHNLKTTYTAALNRPILNGINCQIQRGEFVVLLGLNGAGKSTLLRSLVGLVPLAEGEIQINGVTLTQRTLPAIRHDVGMLFQGGGLIRQLSAIENVLCGRLGTRTTWQTLLGFPKRDRLLALDLLAQLGLKELAYQKTSQLSGGQQQRVAIARALIQSPQILLADEPTAGLDVMACQQVMQTLSELHSQQGMTIIVVLHDLAIAAKYAQRAIVVNAGRIVYDGPCENLQAKFSHV from the coding sequence ATGAGAGATTACGTAATTGAGTGTCACAACTTAAAAACAACTTATACTGCGGCTCTAAATCGCCCCATTCTCAATGGCATAAATTGCCAGATTCAGCGAGGAGAATTTGTAGTGTTGCTGGGACTCAATGGTGCTGGTAAATCAACCCTACTGCGATCGCTTGTGGGATTAGTCCCCTTAGCAGAGGGAGAAATTCAGATTAATGGTGTGACGCTAACTCAGCGCACGCTACCAGCAATTCGGCATGATGTGGGGATGTTATTTCAAGGTGGTGGATTAATTCGTCAATTATCGGCAATTGAAAATGTTCTCTGTGGACGCCTCGGTACGAGGACAACTTGGCAAACTCTATTGGGATTTCCTAAACGCGATCGCCTTTTGGCATTAGATTTATTGGCACAGTTGGGTTTAAAGGAATTAGCCTATCAAAAAACCAGCCAACTCAGCGGCGGACAACAACAAAGAGTAGCGATCGCCCGTGCTTTAATTCAATCACCACAAATTCTCTTAGCCGATGAACCAACCGCTGGGTTAGATGTAATGGCTTGCCAACAAGTAATGCAGACTTTATCAGAATTGCACTCCCAGCAAGGCATGACAATTATCGTAGTTTTGCATGATTTGGCAATAGCAGCAAAATATGCCCAAAGAGCGATCGTTGTTAATGCAGGACGCATTGTTTACGACGGCCCTTGTGAAAACTTGCAAGCGAAATTTTCCCACGTGTAG
- a CDS encoding phosphonate uptake transporter, with protein sequence MNYFFNSNLLRRYPWVSPVIILLILVVVYIWALQGLQLDFNLITNSWPYITDFISRLFPPDLTVLDIAIKALIETVQMSLWGTTIGAIISLPIAIASANNVAPKWLQWLANLLQNAVRSVPSIILGLIFVAATGLGAPAGTLALGIYTIGYLAKFYQQAIEAVDSRSLDSLEAIGASKLQIAQYGILPQVLPLGLGYTLWMFEYNIRAASVLGVVGAGGIGFQLKSYIDGFEYNKATTMMLVLLVVVTVIDAFSSQLRRRLDSM encoded by the coding sequence ATGAATTACTTTTTCAATTCAAATCTTCTGCGGCGCTACCCTTGGGTAAGTCCTGTCATCATTTTATTAATTCTAGTTGTAGTTTATATTTGGGCATTACAAGGACTCCAACTTGATTTTAATTTAATTACTAATAGTTGGCCTTACATAACTGATTTCATCTCTAGACTATTCCCTCCAGATTTGACAGTTTTAGATATAGCGATTAAAGCACTGATTGAAACTGTACAGATGTCGCTATGGGGTACTACAATCGGCGCAATTATTTCCTTACCCATTGCCATTGCTAGCGCCAACAACGTTGCACCAAAATGGTTGCAATGGTTGGCGAATTTACTCCAAAATGCTGTGCGTTCCGTCCCTTCAATTATTCTGGGGCTAATTTTTGTCGCCGCCACTGGGTTAGGCGCACCCGCAGGAACCTTAGCTTTAGGAATTTATACTATTGGCTATTTGGCTAAATTTTATCAACAGGCGATCGAAGCAGTTGATTCTCGTTCTTTAGATTCTTTAGAAGCGATCGGAGCATCAAAGCTGCAAATTGCCCAATATGGAATTTTACCTCAAGTGCTGCCATTAGGATTAGGTTATACCTTATGGATGTTTGAATACAATATCCGTGCTGCTTCTGTTTTAGGTGTAGTCGGCGCAGGTGGAATTGGTTTTCAATTGAAAAGTTACATTGATGGTTTTGAGTACAACAAAGCTACAACTATGATGTTGGTTTTGTTGGTAGTTGTTACAGTAATCGATGCTTTTAGTAGCCAGTTACGCCGTCGCCTCGATTCCATGTAG
- a CDS encoding phosphonate ABC transport phosphonate binding component, which produces MAVREKGLLAAGAAFVALAGLGFSTLGKVEATTANSTLNQQAPTLLAQKLKTLTIVFPSRADSTDLQNKANSVGAFLSKELGIPVKAQVGDDTAAVEALRANRADVAFLSSRPALKAEQLANSRLYLAEVRDNYSGRHTYSSVFVVPSNSPLKSRNNAKATLEQLRGKKMAFTSPTSGSGFIFPVSELVKQGFVQSSDRLNGFFGQISYGGNYSKALQAVLRGQADVAVVSEYALNSPYITPEEKSQLRVLHRISGVPAHGIAIDDDVPAPDREKIINALLKLNQSQNNQLLRNLYNSTELVRVDHNRHLAPIRDALTRVGIAP; this is translated from the coding sequence ATGGCTGTGAGGGAAAAGGGCTTGTTAGCTGCTGGTGCTGCATTTGTAGCGCTGGCAGGTTTAGGATTCAGCACATTGGGGAAAGTAGAAGCGACTACCGCTAATTCTACTCTTAATCAACAAGCGCCAACTTTGCTTGCCCAAAAATTGAAGACTTTGACAATAGTTTTTCCTAGCAGAGCTGATTCCACAGATTTGCAAAATAAAGCGAATTCTGTAGGTGCATTTTTGTCTAAAGAACTAGGAATACCCGTCAAAGCACAGGTAGGCGATGATACTGCTGCTGTAGAAGCATTAAGAGCTAATCGGGCTGATGTAGCTTTCTTGAGTAGCCGTCCAGCCCTGAAAGCGGAACAATTGGCAAATTCTCGCTTATATCTAGCTGAGGTACGCGATAATTATTCGGGAAGACATACTTATAGCTCAGTATTTGTTGTTCCCAGCAATAGCCCTTTAAAATCCAGAAATAACGCCAAAGCAACCTTAGAACAACTGCGGGGTAAAAAAATGGCGTTTACTTCCCCTACTTCTGGTTCAGGTTTTATTTTCCCTGTGAGTGAATTGGTAAAACAAGGATTTGTACAAAGTAGCGATCGCCTAAATGGTTTCTTCGGTCAAATTAGCTACGGTGGTAATTACAGCAAAGCATTGCAAGCTGTTCTTCGCGGACAAGCAGATGTGGCTGTTGTATCAGAATATGCCTTAAATTCACCGTATATTACACCAGAAGAAAAAAGTCAGTTGCGAGTGCTGCATAGAATTTCTGGTGTACCTGCTCATGGTATCGCCATTGATGATGATGTTCCTGCCCCCGATCGCGAAAAAATTATTAATGCCTTACTCAAGTTAAATCAGTCACAAAATAACCAGCTACTACGTAACTTGTATAACTCTACAGAATTGGTGAGAGTAGATCACAATCGTCACCTAGCACCAATTCGGGATGCACTCACACGCGTGGGTATTGCACCCTAA
- a CDS encoding adenylate kinase: protein MRLVILGGSGSGKSTQAQNLCRHFDIPKISTGEILREAMSGDKQLVLQEDSLPLYFHDSLCDLGRHAQPYVEKGELVPDEMMIEVIRMQLTQLDLKSGWLLEGYPRTAFQAEELDFLLEYLGQKLDWAIYLQVPEAIMVNRCLGRSLPDEQPEIVQRRIELFYDRTVPILEYYDRRRRLLTINGDQSPEAVHHTILNLLLVS, encoded by the coding sequence GTGAGATTGGTGATTCTGGGTGGTTCAGGATCGGGGAAAAGCACTCAAGCACAAAACCTTTGTAGACACTTTGATATTCCTAAGATTTCTACAGGTGAAATTTTACGAGAAGCAATGTCTGGCGACAAGCAGCTAGTTTTACAGGAAGATAGTCTGCCTTTGTACTTCCACGATAGCCTGTGTGATTTGGGACGCCATGCACAGCCATACGTAGAAAAAGGGGAGCTAGTCCCTGATGAAATGATGATTGAAGTGATTCGGATGCAGCTGACACAGCTGGATTTAAAATCGGGTTGGCTTTTGGAAGGTTATCCGCGTACTGCTTTCCAAGCCGAAGAATTAGATTTTTTATTAGAATATTTAGGTCAAAAGTTAGATTGGGCAATTTATTTACAAGTACCAGAAGCTATTATGGTTAATCGCTGTTTGGGGCGATCGCTTCCCGACGAGCAACCCGAAATTGTCCAGCGCCGTATAGAGTTATTCTACGATCGCACTGTTCCCATACTCGAATATTATGACCGTCGCCGCCGACTTTTGACGATTAATGGCGACCAATCACCAGAGGCTGTGCATCACACTATTCTCAATCTACTTTTAGTTTCTTAA
- the rph gene encoding ribonuclease PH: MVWQRPDGRFPYQLRPISFDSGFTRFAPGSVLTKCGDTQVLCTVSVTEGVPKFLAGSGKGWLTAEYRMLPSATQQRQERELMKLSGRTQEIQRLIGRSLRAALDFEVLGERTLTVDADVLQADAGTRTTAITGSFVALANAISRLLRQGVLERSPLCGQIAAVSVGLLEEEPFLDLNYIEDVAATVDFNVVMNHNLGIIEVQGTAEEGSFSRSQLNQLLDFAEQGIQELLIAQKEAITDWDEIFVGD; encoded by the coding sequence ATGGTTTGGCAGCGTCCAGACGGCAGGTTCCCCTACCAACTCCGTCCCATCAGCTTTGACAGTGGCTTTACCCGCTTTGCTCCTGGTTCTGTGCTGACAAAATGCGGCGATACTCAGGTACTTTGTACTGTCAGCGTTACAGAAGGAGTGCCCAAGTTTCTCGCCGGTAGCGGTAAGGGTTGGTTAACTGCTGAATATCGAATGCTTCCCAGCGCCACTCAACAACGCCAAGAACGGGAATTGATGAAATTGTCAGGACGGACGCAAGAAATACAACGGTTGATTGGCCGCAGTTTACGCGCAGCATTAGATTTTGAGGTGCTAGGAGAACGCACCCTGACTGTAGACGCCGATGTATTACAAGCAGATGCGGGAACGAGGACAACCGCAATTACAGGTTCCTTTGTAGCGTTAGCTAATGCCATTTCTCGATTATTACGCCAAGGGGTATTAGAGCGATCGCCTCTGTGCGGACAAATAGCAGCAGTCTCAGTAGGTTTATTAGAAGAAGAGCCATTTTTAGATCTCAACTATATCGAAGATGTAGCGGCCACAGTAGATTTCAACGTCGTGATGAATCACAACCTGGGAATAATTGAAGTCCAGGGAACAGCAGAAGAAGGAAGCTTTAGCCGTAGCCAATTGAATCAGTTGTTAGATTTCGCAGAACAAGGAATTCAGGAATTATTAATTGCCCAAAAAGAAGCCATTACCGATTGGGATGAAATTTTTGTAGGCGATTGA